In Drosophila teissieri strain GT53w chromosome 2R, Prin_Dtei_1.1, whole genome shotgun sequence, the following proteins share a genomic window:
- the LOC122614082 gene encoding DNA-directed RNA polymerases I, II, and III subunit RPABC1, with the protein MDDEAETYKLWRIRKTIMQLSHDRGYLVTQDELDQTLEQFKEMFGDKPSEKRPARSDLIVLVAHNDDPTDQMFVFFPEEPKIGIKTIKTYCTRMQEENIHRAIVVVQGGMTPSAKQSLVDMAPKYILEQFLESELLINITEHELVPEHVVMTVEEKQELLSRYKLKENMLMRIQAGDPVARYFGLKRGQVVKIIRSSETAGRYISYRLVC; encoded by the coding sequence ATGGATGACGAAGCGGAAACCTACAAGCTGTGGCGCATTCGCAAGACCATCATGCAGCTGAGCCACGATAGGGGTTACCTGGTGACCCAAGACGAGTTGGACCAGACTCTGGAGCAGTTCAAGGAGATGTTCGGCGACAAGCCGAGCGAAAAGCGGCCCGCTCGCTCCGATTTGATAGTTTTGGTGGCCCATAATGACGATCCCACGGACCAGATGTTTGTCTTCTTCCCCGAGGAGCCGAAGATCGGCATCAAGACCATCAAGACGTACTGCACCCGTATGCAGGAAGAGAACATCCACCGGGCCATCGTTGTGGTTCAGGGCGGAATGACGCCCTCCGCCAAGCAATCTCTCGTGGATATGGCACCCAAGTACATCCTGGAGCAGTTCCTCGAATCCGAGCTGCTCATCAACATCACGGAGCACGAACTGGTCCCGGAGCACGTGGTCATGACCGTCGAGGAGAAGCAGGAGCTGCTGAGCCGTTACAAACTGAAGGAGAACATGTTGATGAGGATCCAGGCGGGCGATCCCGTGGCCCGATACTTCGGACTCAAGCGCGGCCAGGTGGTTAAGATCATCCGTTCCTCTGAGACGGCGGGGCGGTACATATCCTACCGATTGGTGTGCTGA